Proteins encoded in a region of the Rhodopirellula islandica genome:
- a CDS encoding replication-associated recombination protein A: protein MDLFADQEADHLFAAQPLAARMRPKKLSEFVGQQHILGEGKLLRRLIASGRIGSILLHGPPGTGKTTLAHLIASEQNSELVTLNAISSGVKDVREVLAKARDRVSAGDPRPLLFIDEIHRFNKSQQDALLADVESGIISLIGATTSNPYFAVNAALISRSQLFGLEPVSVDDMRTLLKRAITARECGLGNQNVKIAEDAIEYLAAAADGDARKALTALEVAVHSHEDPAATISREDVAESMTGRIAGYDATGDDHYDLASALIKSIRGSDVDASLYWLARMLEGGEDIRFLCRRLVILASEDIGNADPQALMLAVSAMQACEMIGLPEAQLTLSQTVAYLSLAPKSNAATTAISAARRDVRERQVIPVPKMLRCGHYSGAEELGHGDGYQSAHNTDVGVAELDYLGVDRRYYEPVERGFESELSQRLQKIREQLGRETE, encoded by the coding sequence ATGGACCTGTTTGCCGATCAAGAAGCTGACCACCTGTTCGCTGCTCAACCCTTGGCTGCGCGAATGCGTCCCAAGAAGCTATCTGAGTTTGTCGGCCAGCAACACATCCTAGGTGAAGGGAAACTGCTCCGGCGATTGATCGCCAGCGGTCGCATCGGCTCGATCCTGCTGCACGGTCCACCGGGCACCGGCAAAACCACGCTCGCTCACTTGATCGCGTCAGAACAGAACAGCGAACTGGTCACCCTCAACGCAATCAGCAGCGGCGTCAAAGACGTTCGCGAAGTGCTGGCCAAAGCACGCGACCGAGTTTCCGCAGGCGACCCGAGACCGTTGCTGTTCATCGATGAGATCCATCGTTTCAACAAGTCCCAACAAGACGCTCTGCTGGCCGATGTGGAATCGGGCATCATCTCGCTGATCGGAGCCACGACCAGCAACCCCTACTTCGCTGTCAACGCCGCACTGATCAGCCGCAGCCAACTGTTCGGGCTGGAACCCGTTTCGGTGGACGACATGCGAACGCTGCTGAAGCGCGCCATCACCGCCCGGGAATGCGGACTGGGAAACCAGAACGTCAAGATTGCCGAGGATGCGATCGAGTACCTCGCTGCCGCCGCCGACGGCGACGCTCGCAAAGCCCTCACGGCACTCGAAGTGGCCGTGCACAGCCACGAAGATCCAGCGGCAACCATCTCGCGAGAAGATGTTGCTGAATCCATGACCGGCCGCATCGCGGGCTACGATGCCACCGGCGACGATCACTACGACCTGGCCAGCGCGCTCATCAAAAGCATCCGCGGCAGCGACGTCGATGCGTCCCTGTACTGGCTCGCTCGGATGCTGGAAGGCGGCGAAGACATTCGCTTCCTCTGCCGACGGTTGGTGATCTTGGCCAGCGAAGACATCGGCAACGCGGACCCGCAAGCGTTGATGCTTGCGGTCAGTGCCATGCAGGCCTGTGAGATGATCGGTCTTCCCGAAGCTCAACTCACGCTGAGCCAAACAGTCGCTTACCTGAGCCTGGCCCCGAAAAGCAACGCCGCGACCACGGCGATCAGCGCCGCACGCCGCGACGTACGAGAGCGACAGGTCATCCCTGTTCCGAAAATGCTCCGGTGCGGTCACTACTCCGGTGCCGAAGAACTGGGTCACGGCGATGGCTACCAATCGGCACACAACACGGATGTCGGTGTGGCAGAGTTGGACTACCTCGGCGTCGACCGACG
- a CDS encoding DUF1499 domain-containing protein produces MTGTVIAGVVTLAIVARVVTLVDDWGRDWTNNHAKWDDSATDPGKRPLRLPKPIAEVRRDLETWVESEPIWQVESIADDSVDAPVAGQTQVIHLTRRTKWLRFVDDVHVQLTEEVSPTGEVVTRVDAESQSRVGKGDLGQNPRNLQHLREAFSAEEGI; encoded by the coding sequence ATGACAGGAACGGTGATCGCTGGAGTGGTGACGTTGGCAATTGTTGCACGAGTTGTCACGCTCGTCGACGATTGGGGGCGAGATTGGACGAACAACCACGCCAAGTGGGATGATTCCGCCACGGATCCAGGAAAGCGACCGTTGCGATTGCCGAAGCCAATCGCCGAAGTGCGTCGTGATTTAGAAACCTGGGTGGAGTCGGAACCGATCTGGCAAGTGGAATCGATCGCGGACGACTCCGTTGACGCACCGGTCGCCGGTCAAACCCAGGTCATCCATTTGACGCGTCGAACCAAGTGGCTGCGGTTCGTCGACGATGTCCACGTGCAATTGACGGAGGAAGTGTCTCCCACCGGTGAGGTGGTCACTCGGGTCGACGCGGAAAGTCAATCTCGCGTCGGCAAAGGGGACCTGGGGCAGAACCCTCGCAACCTCCAACATCTCCGCGAAGCATTCTCAGCGGAGGAAGGGATTTGA
- the ilvE gene encoding branched-chain-amino-acid transaminase: MTQAIYINGQYFSREDAKISVYDHGLLYGDGVFEGMRIYSGKVFALEDHMTRLYESARAIMLDIPIEIDALTTAVNETVAKNGLTEGYIRLVVTRGGNQLGLNPFSCEDPQVIIIADTISLYPEKFYTEGLELITASTIRNHPAALSPRVKSLNYLNNIMAKIEAIRAGCIEAVMLNTKGEVAECTGDNIFIVRGGRLITPPIDAGILEGITRNTVIDLARENGIEVAEEAMTRHDIFVADECFLTGSAAEVIPAVKLDGRVIGDGKPGPMTQKLNAAFRAFVAR; the protein is encoded by the coding sequence ATGACCCAAGCCATCTACATCAACGGGCAATACTTCTCACGCGAAGACGCCAAGATCAGCGTTTACGATCATGGGCTGCTGTACGGTGACGGCGTGTTCGAAGGCATGCGGATCTACTCGGGCAAAGTGTTCGCTCTCGAAGACCACATGACGCGACTCTACGAGAGCGCTCGTGCGATCATGCTGGACATCCCCATCGAGATCGACGCCCTGACAACAGCGGTGAACGAGACCGTTGCCAAGAACGGCCTGACGGAAGGCTACATCCGCTTGGTCGTCACGCGTGGCGGCAACCAGTTGGGGCTCAACCCGTTTTCCTGCGAAGATCCCCAAGTGATCATCATCGCGGACACGATCTCGCTTTACCCGGAAAAGTTCTACACCGAAGGCTTGGAACTGATCACAGCCTCCACGATCCGCAATCACCCGGCCGCACTCAGCCCTCGCGTGAAGTCGCTGAACTACCTCAACAACATCATGGCCAAGATCGAAGCCATCCGGGCCGGATGCATCGAAGCCGTGATGTTGAACACCAAAGGCGAAGTCGCCGAGTGCACCGGGGACAACATCTTCATTGTCCGCGGCGGCCGTTTGATCACACCTCCGATCGACGCAGGCATCCTGGAAGGCATCACCCGCAACACGGTGATCGACTTGGCTCGCGAAAATGGGATCGAAGTGGCGGAGGAAGCGATGACCCGTCACGACATCTTTGTCGCCGACGAATGCTTCCTGACCGGCAGCGCCGCCGAAGTCATCCCCGCGGTCAAACTCGATGGCCGAGTCATCGGCGACGGCAAACCCGGTCCAATGACGCAAAAACTCAACGCAGCCTTCCGCGCATTTGTGGCTCGCTGA
- a CDS encoding SDR family oxidoreductase: MSTENTAAFDFLGMTDKTFLVMGVANKKSVAFAIAKQIEQAGGEVIYAVRSESRRESLAKLLSGRRLIICDVEQQSDIDAMAAELERDNVTLAGMVHAIAFADYSDGIRPFHETTRRQFLQAIDISAFSLVAVCNAIKDRLASDASVVTIGISTTRMASESYGFMAPIKAALESSLAFLTKSFSRFSQVRFNAVAAGLLKTSASAGIPGYVDSYLYAEKVIPRGEAVTTNEVASTAAFLLSPRSSGITAQSIVVDAGMSINYFDAEVVGAVTNASVD; this comes from the coding sequence GTGAGCACCGAAAACACCGCCGCGTTCGACTTCCTGGGGATGACCGACAAGACATTCCTGGTGATGGGAGTCGCCAACAAAAAGAGCGTCGCGTTTGCGATTGCCAAGCAAATTGAACAGGCCGGCGGGGAGGTGATCTACGCCGTCCGCAGTGAGTCTCGCCGCGAGAGCTTGGCCAAATTGCTGTCTGGTCGCCGCCTGATCATTTGCGACGTGGAACAACAATCCGACATTGACGCGATGGCCGCCGAACTGGAGCGAGACAATGTGACGCTCGCCGGGATGGTGCACGCGATCGCCTTTGCCGACTACAGCGATGGCATCCGTCCGTTTCACGAAACAACGCGACGTCAATTCCTGCAAGCGATCGATATCTCGGCTTTTTCTCTGGTCGCGGTTTGCAACGCCATCAAAGACCGACTGGCCAGTGACGCCAGCGTGGTCACGATTGGAATCAGCACCACGCGAATGGCCAGCGAAAGCTATGGCTTCATGGCCCCGATCAAAGCGGCCCTCGAATCATCGCTGGCCTTTCTGACCAAATCGTTCAGCCGGTTCAGCCAAGTCCGCTTCAACGCGGTCGCGGCCGGCCTGCTGAAAACCAGCGCCTCGGCAGGCATCCCCGGCTATGTTGATTCGTACCTGTACGCGGAAAAAGTCATCCCTCGTGGGGAAGCAGTGACGACGAACGAAGTCGCGTCCACCGCGGCGTTTTTGTTGTCTCCACGCAGCAGCGGCATCACCGCGCAATCGATCGTGGTCGATGCGGGCATGTCGATCAACTACTTTGATGCGGAAGTGGTCGGCGCGGTCACGAACGCCTCCGTTGACTGA
- a CDS encoding 3-hydroxyacyl-ACP dehydratase FabZ family protein, with the protein MAFDTGMNAPNDSTDARHLGPDEIEAKIPHRSPMLLLDEVLEITENTLHARKTFSADEFFVQGHFPGYPLVPGVIQCECCLQAGAILLSEHTPDVGEFVPVVTRMDSVKFKNMVRPGDTVDIHVTLKERLSNAFFMTGKMLLNGKVTTRLEFACSITPAQPSPAPDVDAKS; encoded by the coding sequence ATGGCGTTTGATACGGGGATGAACGCTCCCAACGACTCCACCGACGCTCGGCATCTCGGCCCCGATGAAATCGAGGCCAAAATTCCCCACCGCTCGCCCATGCTGTTGCTGGACGAGGTGCTGGAAATCACCGAAAACACGCTTCACGCCCGCAAAACGTTCTCGGCCGACGAGTTCTTTGTGCAAGGACACTTCCCGGGTTACCCACTGGTCCCCGGAGTGATTCAGTGTGAATGCTGCCTGCAAGCGGGTGCGATTCTGCTGTCCGAACACACGCCCGACGTGGGCGAATTTGTCCCCGTGGTGACTCGCATGGACAGCGTGAAGTTCAAAAACATGGTCCGCCCCGGGGACACCGTCGACATTCACGTGACGCTGAAGGAGCGACTTTCCAACGCGTTTTTCATGACCGGCAAAATGCTGCTCAATGGAAAAGTCACCACGCGACTGGAGTTTGCGTGCAGCATCACGCCAGCGCAGCCCAGCCCAGCCCCTGACGTGGATGCAAAATCGTGA